In the genome of Chelmon rostratus isolate fCheRos1 chromosome 12, fCheRos1.pri, whole genome shotgun sequence, the window GATTAAATAATGAGGTGGGAAGTCaatattgtgctgttttaagTCAAAACAGGaacatttattatgtttttaatgagtaTTTAGTCCAACTTGGATTATTTCCAGAAATATGTGGAGCCCcaaattttgacttttttacaaacacaaaccaaacatgaaaaaattccacatgctgtttgatgttgttttgaaGGAATTTCTTTTCAAAGATTTTTATAACCAGCTAGGGGGGAAAAGTTCATTTTCAATACTAGCAAGgcttgttttcactgcacaTAAGCCTGTAATGTATCTAGTTTACATCATATGTGAGCTCTGCTATGTATTTGATGAGTTAATTTCAACTGATTTTGAGTTTATGTATTTCATCACAATGAAGAGACAGTTGACACCAATGACTTTTctgttatgtattttattttttccagtctATCCATCTTCCATTAGGAGGTACAGCTTGAAACATAAAGAGATGAATGATTGAATGACTACAgcaaataaataacagtaataaaaaaataaagataaataaacggtgaaacatttagcagaataaaatgcacaaaaggaactttgaagcattttttgttttcgtTGTTTCGCCAACAGAGATACCGCACAAGTAGTCTGCTTTGAGACCATTTGGACACCTCAACACTTCCTCTTTTTAGCCTCGCCGAACAGCtatcgtgcttttattttgaacgTAAATTCAtccagcttcctgtttgacGCTTGTGAATTGTGGCTGACTTCATGCACCTGGCAGGTAGAATATACTGTAGGTGACTTTGGACAGAATGAAAAGTGAACACAGACATCAACTATTTTCTCTTCATCGACCTCAGACAATGTTGATGATTGTTGATTTTCCGTTTcgaagacaaaaataaaacctgacatttatcaaactgaagaaaataaccATCAGAGGGCGCCAGacatctatctgtctatctatctatctatctatctatctatctatctatctatctatctatctatctatctatctatctatctatctatccagtGAATGAAACTCTACACATACAGGTGAACCACATATTCCTTAAAATATTTATATCATATGTGATTATTAATCATGCAATTAAGATTGTCAACATTATTTAtatcaaaaagataaaaaaaaatactgaccGCATCAAACTGTCGGGTGACAGTCTCAAGTAATTTAATGGACTGTGTATCTAaggtacaaaaacacattttaaagggcCCCTGTGTATTATCAGCCTACAAATCAAACCCTTCAAAACTCATGAGAACAAATTAAGGTCATTAATTAAAGGTGTCATGTGTCACCACCCGAGTCCACAGCTCCACTCAGGTATATCGAGCTATGTCGTATCTTtgagcttgttgtttttgtttgacagcCAAAAACCCACttaaaaacatgtgcacagaGCACACAAATCTGCCAAGACATCcaacagatgaaaaaataaacttaaaccGGCAAGTGAGCACAGCATCGATCATCTATATCAGCTATAAAGTTGAAGCTgcttattgacacatccagcagttccAGTGTGTTAATTACTGTAACTGCCCTGAGAGTGAATCACAAGAGTCAGACCACAGATAAACaatgaaatcataaaaatgccaaattatGACGTACATGAAGATTTGTGAAATTATGGTGTATCGTGTTGgatgtctgctgcttttttgtgtttgtttctttaacaTCTTGGGACCATGTTGGAAATAAAGGATTTCACTTCAACATGTTGTCCTTTGGAACTTGGTTTATTTTCCGTGTCTGATGATCCATGAATAAGTTaatttaatcaatcaatcaatatgaCCGCTGGGGggcgtttagcagctaaagagccagatatttccctcaggagctggtggagaccaaaaacagagctacaagAAAGTGAACAATGAACTCACGTTTATCAGGTAACACAACAATCAATACATAAATAAGATTGCTGACTAAAAAGTGACAATATCTCTCCCTTCCCATATGGTCTAGCGGTTAGGATTCCTGGTTTTCACTCTGGCGGCCCGGGTTTGACTCCCGGTATGGGAATGTACATCTAGGGGTCAGgaatcatcctcccctccagctGCTTTATGAGCAGTCCGTCACCAGACCGGCACAAAAAATTGTGTCTGACCCgactcacattttacaccacGAGTTCCAGCTCCTACCTTCCGGCAGGAGACTCAGGGTCCCCAGAACCAGACTGAACCGCTACAGGAACTCATTCCTGCCGACATCCATCAGCCTGCTAAACAACCAACAGCACCTCTTAGTGCAATAAGATACATGGAGCAATAATTTCCTGTCCGTTTTTATACCTCTTTTGTatataggtgtgtatatgtatgtatggatatacatatgtgtgtgtccatatatgtatatatacgtgtgtgtgtatttatatatttttgataTACTTTcgtttttatacatatattgACTTCTTTGAAGTATGTCGCTGCTGTACTTTCTTGCttggttctctcttttctgtttacacctgtaaactgcagcgggacaataaaagtatattttatcttttatcatcaccatcatcatcatcactcccATCCCCATCTTCACCATTcccatcttcatcctcatcatcaccatcatcgtCATTcccattttcatcatcatcatcatcactatcatcatCAAAGTCacgtcatcatcaccatcatctttatcatcatcatcaaaatcaacatcatcaccatcttAATCATcattatcttcatcatcaccatcctcaGTGCTGGTGAAGGAGCGTCTGCAGCGTCCTCTGTGAAcatgctgccatcttgtggctCTTCTCTCTCATCAGGACCAACTGAGGCTGAATTTAGACGTTTGTGAGAGTCAAACATCATTTGAAAGATCGTTCTTTTCCTCCTGCATCATTCAGTTTCCACACAAAGTAAAACTGATGAGACATTTAGATTATTTGATGTGATTTAGGCAGAAAGATCTGGAGAAAATCATCGGCTGTTGGCAaaaatcagaataaaagcagtcagacaaacttttgtctttcacagaaacaaacacgtCACCAATTGAACTGCAGACCAAATGATCTGCTGCGTTCATGTCCTGTGGGATTCAGAGTCCAACAAGTAACTGACTTCAAAGATTTGTTGAAATGCATCGAACAGTAAAACACACCTTTCACTCTAAATTACTTTGTAAATTTAACCTGTTTGAATTATTATGTCTTCAACGAAAACAGGGAGCGTCTCCAAACCCTCTGACTGTAATCAGAGTTGACCTCCTAAAAGCTGAAGTGAGCAGTGGTTTTAATGAGAAATGAGCTCTGTTGTAAACAAGTGTTGAACACACAGTATCTCTCTCAAACTGCTCGTCTTCCTGAATGAGTCGGAGCTCGATaacccctccctcttcttcctgctctcaaacacagcagctccactctgtccacGTATTTCCTGGTTCCCTCCCCTTCAGATCTACAAGTTGAAGATGGGTGTAACCAACATGTGGTGCGGTGCAGGAGCTGACAGGCCCcattcactgcagaaacacatgctgtttaGATCAGAGCTCAAACTGGTTTCACTTCTGAGAAAGTGAAACTCAGACAGTCGTTGACACTGAGAGGAGAAATGGCGCAGAAAGGAGTTCAGCTGGACCAGGAAACCTTCTCCTGTTCGATCTGTCTGGATCTACTGAAGGATCCGGTGACTATTCCCTGTGGACACAGCTACTGCATGAACTGTATTAAAGGCTTctgggatgaagaggatgaggagaaaatcCCCAGCTGCCCTCAGTGTAGGCAGACCTTCACTCCGAGGCCTGTCCTGGTGAAAAACACCATGTTAGCAGCTttagtggaggagctgaagaagactggactccaagctgctcctgctgatcaCTGCTATGCTGGACCTGAAGATGTGGCCTGTGATGTCTGCACTGGGAGGAAACTGAAAGCCCTCAAGTcctgtctggtctgtctggcCTCTTACTGTGAGAAACACCTCCAGCCTCATTATGACTCACCtgcctttaaaaaacacaagctggCGGACCCCTCCAAGAAACTCCAGGAGAACATCTGCTCTAGTCACGACGAGGTGATGAAGATGTTCTGCCGTACTGATCAGCAGTGTATCTgttatctctgctctgtggatgaACACAAAGGCCACGACacagtgtcagctgcagcagaaaggactgagaggcagagagagctggaggtgagtcgacaaaacatccagcagagaatccaggacagacagaaagatgtgaaGGTGCTtcaacaggaggtggaggctaTCAATGGCTCTGCTGATAAAGCGGTGGAGGACAGCCAGAAGATCTTCACCGAGCTGATCCGTCTCATGGAGGAAAGAAGGTCTGATGTGGAGCGGCAGCTCAGATCCCAGCAGGAAACTGAAGTGAGGCGAGTCAAAGAGCtcgaggagaagctggagcaggagatcactgagctgaagaggaaagatgctgagctgaagcagctctcacacacagaggatcacaGCCAGTTTCTACACAACTACCCCTCACTGTCACCACTCAGTGGATCTACAGACTCATCCGCCATCAAGATCCGTCCTCTCAGCTACTTTGAggatgtgacagctgctgtgtcagcagtCAGAGATAAACTACAGGACGTTCTGACAGAGGAATGGACAAACATCTCACTGACAGTGGCTGAAGTGGATGTTTTACTGTCAGCTTCACCACCAGGACCCAAGACCAGAGCTGGATTCTTCAGATATTCACGTGAAATCACACTggatccaaacacagcaaacacatatCTGTTATTATCTGAGGggaacagaaaagcaacagcaaTGAGTGAACAACAGTCTTATTCTGATCATCCAGACAGATTCACTGGTTGGTTTCAGGTCCTGAGTAGAGAGAGTCTGACTGGACGGTGTTACTgggaggtggagctgagagggagaggagtttGTGTAGCAGTCGCATACAAGAACATCAGCAGAGCAGGGTGGAGGAATGAATGTGGATTTGGACTAAATGACAAATCTTGGGCGTTATATTGGAACAACAACAGTTATAACTTTTGGTACAACAATGTGGAAACTCCCGTCTCAGGTCCTCGGTCCTCCAGAGTCGGAGTGTACCTGGATCACAGTGCAGGTATTCTGTCCTTCTACAGCATCTCTGAAACCATgactctcctccacagagtccagaccacgttcactcagcctctctatGCTGGACTTTGGTTTTGTTACACTGATGGAGACTCTGCTGAGTTGTGTAAACTCCAACAGTCAGAAGTCATTTCAGGGACAGTGggttaaattgtgtgtttgaatcGTGAAActtgtcttcatgtttgttgCTGAGAGCTGATTGTTGTGGCATTTGTTCACTGCGCAGagatcagctgtcaatcaaacactgtgggTGGGACTTTGACGTCTTCTCATGTGttgttctgtaaatgtttgagtgtgtttaggTGGAGCTCcttcctgtgtctgttcagCCATGGAGGCTCTCGCTGCTCAGGATGATCGCTGTTTACCTGAACTGACTTttctctgcatgaaaacagaaacttctCTGAGCTCTACATGTCTGTTGAATgtttctgttgatttatttgcatgttgttgCTTCTCCt includes:
- the LOC121614602 gene encoding tripartite motif-containing protein 16-like, with translation MAQKGVQLDQETFSCSICLDLLKDPVTIPCGHSYCMNCIKGFWDEEDEEKIPSCPQCRQTFTPRPVLVKNTMLAALVEELKKTGLQAAPADHCYAGPEDVACDVCTGRKLKALKSCLVCLASYCEKHLQPHYDSPAFKKHKLADPSKKLQENICSSHDEVMKMFCRTDQQCICYLCSVDEHKGHDTVSAAAERTERQRELEVSRQNIQQRIQDRQKDVKVLQQEVEAINGSADKAVEDSQKIFTELIRLMEERRSDVERQLRSQQETEVRRVKELEEKLEQEITELKRKDAELKQLSHTEDHSQFLHNYPSLSPLSGSTDSSAIKIRPLSYFEDVTAAVSAVRDKLQDVLTEEWTNISLTVAEVDVLLSASPPGPKTRAGFFRYSREITLDPNTANTYLLLSEGNRKATAMSEQQSYSDHPDRFTGWFQVLSRESLTGRCYWEVELRGRGVCVAVAYKNISRAGWRNECGFGLNDKSWALYWNNNSYNFWYNNVETPVSGPRSSRVGVYLDHSAGILSFYSISETMTLLHRVQTTFTQPLYAGLWFCYTDGDSAELCKLQQSEVISGTVG